From the genome of Sulfurimonas paralvinellae:
ACTTGTTCTTTGATTTTTTCATCAAATTGCCATTCACAAGCCTTATTTAAAATCTCTAATGAATGAGTTGTTACAATTACTTGAATATTAAGTTTAGCAGCAAACTTTTTCAGGAATTCAATAAGCCTTACTTGTGAAGCAGGATATAATGTAGCATCAACTTCATCAATGGCCAATATACCTCCCTTATAGTATTCTGGATATTTATCTTTTAATCGCTTAAAAGATAAAACAGCAAGTATAATTTTCCCTACGTTATCTTGCCCAGCAGAATTCATCTTCCAGTCATAAAATTCTGTATTGGCTCCGATAGTTTTTTTCAATTTACTATCGAGATAGTTAATATTTTGGATATTTAAATTTGGAATAATTAAAATATTGTTATGCCAAGTTTCATAAAACTGTTGCTCTTCCTCTGTGAGAACAATAGAATCACTTTCTGATAAAACCTTATCTTCTCCTATTGGCAACAACCTGGATAAGCTTAAATAAATAACTGGCAACTGGATATACCCAGATCCTTTCTCTTTTGTTCCTTTTTTCCAGAACCGTATAGTGTTATTTCTTGGAATACTTTCTATTGTAAACTCAGAAATTTCTGCTATGGATTCATTTAAATGCAGCGTCCATTGATGCATTTTGGGTTTATCAAATTCTTCTGACAACTTAAATTTATCTGCAAAAGCTGATTTATAATTTCCTCCAGACAAAGGCTTTTCGTTCTTTATCGGATTAGCCTGATCTGTTATTGAAAAAGGTTGGCTTACCATCCCTAATAAAGTTGTTTTTTGTGTACCATTCTGTCCAGCTATCACAGTTAACTGGCTACCAATTACAAACTTTTGATTTTTAAAGCCACGGAACTTATCTATCATAACATCATTAATAATCATCTGGAAATCACTTTTTTCATTTTATATTTTACTATGCAATATTCTATTTAAATTTATATTAATTATTTCTGGCCTTTTTCTCTTTTTTTCACTATACTTTCAATTATGATAAAATCAAAAAAAATAGTCACAAGTCCTTTGCGATATCCAGGTTCAAAACAAAAGTTTTGTACAACTTTACAAAAGATTATGCAATCTAATGGCATAAAACCAGATTTATTCATTGAACCGTTTGCTGGTGGGGCTAGTGTATCTTTGTATATGCTTCAACACAACTATGTGAATAGAATTGCTCTTATTGAAAAAGATCCATTGGTAGCATCTTTTTGGCATACTGTTTTTTTTGAATCAGCGTGGTTGGTCAAAGAAATTCAAAAGTTAAAAGTTTCGCTAGATGAATGGCATCACTTTAAGAAGTACAAACCAAAAACCAAAAGG
Proteins encoded in this window:
- a CDS encoding AAA family ATPase → MIINDVMIDKFRGFKNQKFVIGSQLTVIAGQNGTQKTTLLGMVSQPFSITDQANPIKNEKPLSGGNYKSAFADKFKLSEEFDKPKMHQWTLHLNESIAEISEFTIESIPRNNTIRFWKKGTKEKGSGYIQLPVIYLSLSRLLPIGEDKVLSESDSIVLTEEEQQFYETWHNNILIIPNLNIQNINYLDSKLKKTIGANTEFYDWKMNSAGQDNVGKIILAVLSFKRLKDKYPEYYKGGILAIDEVDATLYPASQVRLIEFLKKFAAKLNIQVIVTTHSLEILNKACEWQFDEKIKEQVKVVFLKIRNNEIIIDNGISYNRIKQNLNVALDSKKKENNKILLFSEDNECRLFFKCLIKRESSKFNFIKMATGCNNLIQLVVDFKIPSFVFPESLVVLDGDVKRNAKQMKKIQKVKNIILLPGQNPPELLLADLIQNIDENKLEKIYSDYTRQIAFKDIDYNEIKTNRVKAKEWFKSQEKYWGRESVKIINLWMQENPEEVQNFLKNFQEILSKYPKN